A genomic window from Luteolibacter sp. LG18 includes:
- a CDS encoding sigma-70 family RNA polymerase sigma factor: MSDAPPPTALDRSREGDLDAFGELVRQHEGWIRGYLRARIRNWSAADDLAQDVFVTAFRRIRDFRGEAPFESWLRGIALNHLRNFIRKRREDCIGGSEELQALMDTEPHHADQGGAALDALRECLHRIDGPARELLDGRYVQGKSVRELADEVGRGYSALTMQLHRMREALADCVKKKLESPGT, encoded by the coding sequence ATGTCGGACGCACCACCCCCAACCGCTCTCGACCGCAGCCGCGAAGGCGATCTCGACGCCTTCGGGGAACTCGTGCGCCAACACGAGGGCTGGATCCGCGGCTATCTCCGCGCCCGGATCCGGAACTGGTCCGCCGCGGACGATCTGGCCCAGGATGTGTTCGTCACCGCCTTCCGCCGGATCCGCGATTTCCGCGGCGAAGCCCCGTTCGAATCGTGGCTACGCGGCATCGCCCTGAACCACCTCCGGAATTTCATCCGGAAACGACGCGAGGACTGCATCGGCGGCAGTGAGGAACTCCAGGCCCTCATGGACACGGAGCCCCACCACGCCGACCAGGGAGGGGCCGCGCTGGACGCGCTGCGGGAGTGCCTGCACCGGATCGACGGCCCGGCCCGCGAATTGCTCGACGGCCGCTACGTGCAGGGAAAAAGCGTCCGCGAACTGGCCGATGAGGTCGGGCGCGGTTACTCCGCACTGACGATGCAGCTCCACCGGATGCGGGAAGCACTGGCCGACTGCGTGAAAAAGAAGCTGGAATCCCCAGGCACATGA
- a CDS encoding LamG-like jellyroll fold domain-containing protein, whose translation MNAHDDTISRMIEGDATPEEIARLHEAAKADPALRARLSELTALHGLLGVAMEDEFSRERRLQGILKAVKAAEQEDFVDAVKGKVRRGRRFQYRLAAAAAVALCLTGWMFLAGKHRAVATVARVETVTWGQGVEFDAGSHLKSGQHLSFESGLVELQVGKRGKMVVEGPADLEFAAADKSILHRGRVVMRVTPAGHGYRMETPGGAVVDLGTEFAVSVGDKGDTETHVLEGEVEAFPNGGGKVKLTRDKALRFANGGESIPADLGEFYTAMPPTHAKTVNQVHWPLDTIANATTPAVSDGMLPGPKEFRLLSRGTFPPPYASEGVYGHALRFDGNQAYAESDFRGIGGAAPRTVSFWVKVPKDFQTEEGFAIVSWGNFVSEHPGGVWQIAVNPLPVDGPIGRIRVGTHQGQIVGSTDLRDDQWHHVAAVLYGGSQPNVGTHVMIYLDGKLEPISRRALREISTEIENAPHGVWLGRDITNNTKPGSTDKRRFFRGDIDEVYIFDAALSHSDVLKLRDENQAPQ comes from the coding sequence ATGAACGCCCACGACGACACCATCTCCCGCATGATCGAGGGCGACGCGACACCGGAGGAAATCGCCCGCCTCCACGAGGCCGCGAAAGCCGACCCGGCCCTGCGCGCGCGGCTTTCGGAACTCACCGCCTTGCACGGCCTGCTCGGCGTCGCGATGGAAGACGAATTCTCCCGCGAACGCCGCCTCCAAGGCATTCTGAAGGCGGTGAAGGCCGCCGAGCAGGAGGATTTCGTCGACGCCGTGAAGGGTAAGGTCCGCCGCGGCCGCCGCTTCCAATACCGGCTCGCCGCGGCCGCCGCCGTGGCGCTGTGCCTCACCGGCTGGATGTTTCTCGCGGGCAAACACCGCGCCGTGGCCACCGTCGCACGCGTGGAAACCGTCACCTGGGGCCAAGGCGTGGAGTTCGATGCCGGCAGCCACCTCAAGTCCGGCCAGCACCTTTCCTTCGAATCCGGCTTGGTCGAGCTCCAGGTGGGCAAACGCGGCAAGATGGTCGTGGAAGGCCCCGCCGATCTGGAATTCGCCGCGGCGGACAAGTCGATCCTCCATCGGGGCCGCGTGGTGATGCGCGTGACGCCCGCCGGCCACGGCTACCGCATGGAAACCCCGGGTGGCGCGGTGGTCGACCTCGGCACCGAGTTCGCCGTCTCCGTGGGCGACAAGGGCGACACCGAAACGCACGTGCTGGAGGGCGAGGTGGAAGCCTTCCCGAATGGTGGAGGCAAGGTCAAGCTCACCCGCGACAAGGCCCTGCGCTTTGCCAATGGCGGCGAAAGCATCCCGGCAGACCTTGGCGAGTTCTACACCGCCATGCCGCCCACGCATGCCAAGACCGTGAACCAGGTCCATTGGCCGCTCGACACGATCGCCAATGCCACCACACCAGCCGTCAGCGACGGCATGCTTCCCGGGCCGAAGGAGTTCCGGCTGCTCTCCCGGGGTACCTTTCCCCCGCCGTATGCCAGTGAGGGCGTGTATGGCCACGCGCTGCGCTTCGATGGCAACCAGGCCTACGCGGAGAGCGATTTCCGCGGCATCGGCGGCGCGGCCCCGCGCACCGTCTCGTTCTGGGTCAAGGTGCCGAAGGATTTCCAGACCGAGGAAGGCTTCGCCATCGTTTCGTGGGGAAATTTCGTGTCCGAACACCCGGGCGGTGTCTGGCAGATCGCGGTCAATCCGCTGCCCGTGGATGGCCCGATCGGACGCATCCGGGTGGGCACCCACCAGGGCCAGATCGTCGGCAGCACCGATCTCCGCGATGACCAGTGGCATCACGTGGCCGCCGTGCTCTACGGAGGCTCCCAGCCCAACGTGGGCACGCACGTGATGATCTACCTTGATGGGAAGCTGGAACCGATCTCCCGCCGCGCCCTCCGCGAGATCAGCACCGAGATCGAGAATGCCCCCCACGGCGTGTGGCTGGGCCGGGACATCACGAACAACACCAAACCGGGCTCCACGGACAAGCGCCGCTTCTTCCGCGGCGATATCGACGAGGTCTACATCTTCGACGCCGCCCTTTCCCACTCCGATGTCCTCAAGCTGCGGGACGAAAACCAAGCGCCGCAGTGA